The DNA region AATCATTCGTGTAATCAATCGAAATTAGTGCTTTCATTAGACATACTCCTTAGCTGTCACTTTTTAATCCAATAAGGTAAACCAAACTTAATTGTATTCTCAGTACCGTGAATAATTCGTTGAATATTTGAACGATGTAAATAGACAACAAAAAGCATTAATATTGAGCAGACAGTTGCCAAAATGGTATCGTCAATCACCCAAAATAGAATGGAACTCATTAGAAAACCTAAAATTGATGCAACCGAAACCATGCTCGAAATCAGTAAACCAAAAACAAAGAAACAAAATGACCAAACAAATAGTGTTGGTGAGTATGCCAATAAAATCCCCAACGAAGTTGCAACGCCTTTTCCGCCCTTAAAATTCAACCAAAATGAAAAGGTATGTCCAATCACTGCTACAACCCCAATAATGAGGACCCAATAATGTTGTGAAGTTGGTAACGGCCCCCAAACATACGCCATCGATGCTGCTGCCGTTCCCTTTAAGATATCTAATACAAAAACCACCGTCCCAGGAATTTTCCCCAAAATCCGAAATGTATTAGTAGTTCCAATATTTCCAGACCCTAAAGTCAACAAATCTTTATGATAAATAAATTTCCCAATCCAGTATCCAAAAGGAATGGCGCCTAATAAATAAGCAATAATAATGCTAATCACCACATGTGTTCCGGTCATAATAACTCCATCATTTGTATTAATTTTTCTGTATTGAAGCCCTTATCTATCTAACAAGGTTTTCTACATACCTACTCATTTTATCACGAAAACTATTGAATTATTAGTACCACAATCGCAATTATTAATCTGCCGTCATTACCCAATACGAATCAAAAAAAGCAAATACAAATTGTATTTGCTTAATTTTTAAATAAACCGCACAAAACGTATACACTTAAATCTTTTCATTTTTAGTTTCTGTTTTTGCTAATTGAGATAAACG from Weissella diestrammenae includes:
- the plsY gene encoding glycerol-3-phosphate 1-O-acyltransferase PlsY; translated protein: MTGTHVVISIIIAYLLGAIPFGYWIGKFIYHKDLLTLGSGNIGTTNTFRILGKIPGTVVFVLDILKGTAAASMAYVWGPLPTSQHYWVLIIGVVAVIGHTFSFWLNFKGGKGVATSLGILLAYSPTLFVWSFCFFVFGLLISSMVSVASILGFLMSSILFWVIDDTILATVCSILMLFVVYLHRSNIQRIIHGTENTIKFGLPYWIKK